In Streptomyces sp. NBC_00448, the following are encoded in one genomic region:
- a CDS encoding ADP-ribosylglycohydrolase family protein, translating into MSTTPASPSASDASGPPPLSTSGTALAPPPGGIRRPRPVPGSPRDHARGALTGLAVGDALGAPAENMKPSQIRQRWGRIEDFVTEDPAGTDDTEYAILSGLLLARYGAALTTGDVEAAWHVWIADRDEGAFRGAGFSERGTLENLRRGLASPITAQHRHAWSDGLAMRAAPFGVYAAGRPAEAARLVAIDGTVSHEGEGIYGGQAVAAGVAAAMTGGDCSAVITAALSVVPEDSWTARSLRRAVTVARRVRLDPTLTVLDRERALRSAVVIGGYPWTDLAPEAVGLAFGAFALAGGDFSRSVLTAVNMGRDADTTAAVAGALAGTLGGFGAIPEHWSEAIKPVTGSCLPAMAGYHVRDIADLLAPGEPLPGPAERVAS; encoded by the coding sequence ATGAGCACAACTCCCGCCTCACCCAGCGCCTCTGACGCATCAGGTCCCCCACCCCTCAGCACGTCCGGCACGGCACTGGCCCCGCCGCCGGGTGGCATCCGCCGCCCCCGCCCCGTACCCGGCAGCCCCCGTGACCACGCGCGCGGCGCGCTCACCGGGCTGGCCGTCGGTGACGCCCTCGGGGCGCCGGCCGAGAACATGAAGCCGTCGCAGATCCGCCAGCGCTGGGGCCGTATCGAGGACTTCGTCACCGAGGACCCGGCGGGCACCGACGACACGGAGTACGCCATCCTGTCCGGCCTGCTGCTGGCCCGGTACGGCGCCGCGCTCACCACCGGCGACGTGGAGGCGGCCTGGCACGTGTGGATCGCCGACCGCGACGAAGGGGCCTTCCGCGGCGCCGGGTTCAGCGAGCGCGGCACCCTGGAGAACCTGCGCCGGGGGCTGGCCTCGCCGATCACCGCGCAGCACCGGCACGCCTGGAGCGACGGCCTGGCGATGCGCGCGGCACCGTTCGGCGTCTACGCGGCGGGGCGGCCCGCCGAGGCCGCGCGGCTGGTGGCGATCGACGGGACCGTCAGCCACGAGGGCGAGGGGATCTACGGCGGCCAGGCGGTCGCCGCCGGGGTGGCCGCGGCCATGACCGGCGGGGACTGCTCCGCGGTGATCACCGCCGCCCTGTCGGTGGTGCCCGAGGACTCCTGGACCGCGCGGTCGCTGCGGCGCGCGGTGACCGTGGCGCGCCGGGTCCGGCTCGACCCGACGCTCACCGTGCTCGACCGCGAGCGCGCGCTGCGCTCGGCCGTCGTCATCGGCGGGTACCCCTGGACCGACCTCGCACCCGAGGCGGTCGGCCTCGCGTTCGGCGCGTTCGCGCTGGCCGGGGGCGACTTCAGCCGCTCGGTGCTCACCGCGGTCAACATGGGCCGCGACGCCGACACCACCGCGGCGGTCGCCGGCGCGCTCGCCGGCACCCTCGGCGGGTTCGGCGCGATTCCCGAGCACTGGTCGGAAGCGATCAAGCCGGTCACCGGCAGTTGCCTGCCGGCCATGGCGGGCTACCACGTCCGCGACATCGCCGACCTGCTCGCCCCCGGGGAACCCCTGCCCGGTCCGGCGGAACGGGTGGCGTCATGA